The Bacteroidota bacterium genome window below encodes:
- a CDS encoding response regulator, producing the protein MKKHQVNFEENSLVSCISQIILFFILYITPSYKENHPSEHFLTIITFLSIIGFRIFLIFIAKNTIKYEKLTIFAILLSSFFWSILFLLELLYASELSPKIFMLPILIVGTGAAGAFSMYKRLSLVILNLTFLIIPSIIYSYFFFPDFPIIISISFLLFFAFMAIYAKKYNSTWNLFLEEKKLSEDRANKLRQNKIELEENNKTLGKALSAAKLGMKTKSEFLAKMSHEIRTPMNGIIGATEILIHSKLDDEQKNMLSIINRSGNSLLTLINDILDFSKIEAGKLEIENFTFNLRELLDSIIDQFAIKINEKKLELISHISSEVPQFIIGDESRLMQILLNLISNAIKFTQEGDVFIRIELENIHINTASVHFLIADSGIGIPKEKLDLIFESFTQADGSTSRKYGGTGLGTTISKMLVELMNGNIWVESPNPKYAENADYPGSVFHFIIPFGINFSEDHNKQILPIDISNKKVILVDDNETNLFVLREILKTWNLKSTCFEDPEEALVEIEKEENKGKGYELMFLDYNMPKINGFQLIEKLKTKNLHKTLDIVMLSSDNVSVSKSKCHELKIFECTYKPIKQSRIFEILKNLYCTTEIVKPIVVDENVVPLAIRKPLNILLAEDNLINQKIAEKIFARLDYSITIVSNGLEAVEKMEENNYDVIFMDVQMPVMSGIDATKELRQKKYETIIVALTANAMKGDREKCIAAGMNDYIVKPFKTENIEVIVNKWF; encoded by the coding sequence ATGAAGAAACATCAAGTTAATTTTGAGGAAAATTCATTGGTTTCATGTATTTCTCAAATAATTTTATTTTTCATATTATATATAACTCCATCATATAAAGAAAATCATCCATCAGAACATTTTTTGACAATAATAACATTTTTGTCAATTATTGGGTTTCGTATTTTTCTAATATTCATTGCAAAAAATACTATAAAGTATGAAAAACTAACAATTTTTGCAATATTACTTTCCTCGTTTTTTTGGTCTATTCTTTTTTTATTAGAACTTCTTTATGCAAGTGAACTGTCTCCAAAAATCTTCATGCTCCCAATACTTATTGTTGGTACTGGGGCTGCCGGTGCTTTCAGCATGTATAAAAGATTATCTTTAGTTATCTTAAATCTAACATTCCTAATAATACCTTCTATAATATATTCGTATTTTTTTTTCCCTGATTTTCCGATAATAATTTCTATTTCATTTCTGCTATTTTTTGCATTTATGGCTATCTATGCAAAAAAATATAATAGTACTTGGAATTTATTTCTTGAAGAGAAAAAGCTTAGCGAAGATAGAGCAAACAAACTAAGACAAAACAAAATTGAGCTTGAAGAAAATAATAAAACTTTAGGCAAAGCTCTTTCTGCTGCTAAGTTAGGAATGAAAACTAAAAGCGAATTTCTTGCCAAAATGAGCCATGAAATTAGGACTCCAATGAACGGAATTATAGGAGCTACAGAAATTCTCATTCACTCGAAACTTGATGATGAACAAAAAAATATGCTCTCAATTATCAATCGTTCAGGAAATTCACTATTAACTTTAATAAATGACATTTTAGATTTCTCAAAAATTGAAGCAGGAAAACTCGAAATCGAAAATTTCACTTTCAATCTTAGAGAGCTATTAGACAGTATTATCGACCAGTTCGCAATAAAAATAAATGAAAAAAAATTAGAATTAATCAGTCATATTTCAAGTGAAGTCCCGCAATTCATAATTGGCGACGAATCAAGATTAATGCAAATATTATTAAACCTTATCAGCAATGCCATAAAATTCACCCAAGAAGGTGATGTATTCATAAGAATTGAGCTTGAAAATATCCATATAAATACTGCATCTGTGCATTTTTTAATAGCCGATAGCGGCATAGGAATTCCAAAAGAAAAACTCGATTTAATTTTTGAATCTTTCACTCAGGCTGATGGTTCAACGAGCAGAAAATATGGAGGAACGGGATTAGGAACAACAATCTCTAAAATGCTGGTTGAATTAATGAATGGAAATATTTGGGTCGAAAGCCCAAATCCAAAATATGCCGAAAATGCAGATTATCCCGGATCGGTATTTCATTTTATCATTCCTTTCGGAATTAATTTCAGCGAAGACCACAATAAACAAATTTTACCTATTGATATTAGCAACAAAAAAGTAATTCTTGTTGATGATAATGAAACTAATTTATTTGTTTTGAGGGAAATATTAAAAACCTGGAATCTGAAATCTACTTGTTTTGAAGATCCAGAAGAAGCATTAGTTGAAATTGAAAAAGAAGAAAATAAAGGGAAGGGCTACGAACTGATGTTTTTAGATTATAATATGCCAAAAATAAATGGTTTTCAGTTGATTGAAAAACTAAAAACTAAAAATTTACACAAAACTTTAGACATTGTAATGCTTTCGTCCGACAATGTTTCGGTCAGCAAATCGAAATGTCATGAACTTAAGATATTTGAATGCACTTATAAACCAATTAAGCAATCTCGAATCTTTGAAATTTTAAAAAATCTTTATTGCACAACTGAAATTGTAAAGCCAATTGTAGTTGATGAAAACGTTGTTCCTTTAGCGATTAGAAAACCATTAAATATTTTGCTTGCGGAAGATAATCTTATCAACCAAAAAATTGCGGAAAAAATATTCGCCCGTTTAGATTATTCAATCACAATTGTTTCTAATGGCTTGGAAGCAGTCGAGAAAATGGAAGAAAACAATTATGATGTAATTTTTATGGACGTTCAAATGCCGGTAATGTCCGGAATTGATGCTACAAAAGAATTACGGCAAAAAAAATATGAAACAATTATAGTGGCACTCACTGCTAATGCAATGAAAGGAGATAGAGAAAAATGTATTGCTGCCGGAATGAACGATTATATTGTAAAACCGTTTAAAACAGAAAATATTGAAGTAATCGTAAACAAATGGTTTTAA